The window ATAAATGTTAAACCAGGATATGCACGTAACTTTTTAATACCTAAAAATAAAGGTATTATTGCTACAAAAAATAATATTAATTTTTTAAAAAAACAAATTTTAGAAAAAAAATCTAAATTATTAAATATTTTAAATATAGCAAAAATAAAATTAAAAAAATTTAATTATATAGATAAAATAATAATTAAAGCTAAATCAGGAAAAAATGGAAAATTATTTGGATCAATTGGTAAAACTGATATTATAAAAAAATTAAAAGAAATAGGATTTAATATTATAAAAAAAGAAATAAAATTACCTAAAGGAAGTTTAAAAACAATAGGAGAACATAATATTCTTTTTCAATTTCACGAAAAAGTTTCAGTTAAAAAAATAATTTATATAATAAATGATAAATAATAAATTTTATTTAATTTAAAATTAAATTATTGACTAATTAATAATTTTTTATGTATAATCACTACATATGGAACATGATTATTTCAAACAATATTATTTTACAAAATCAGTCAGGTCTGGAAAGAAGCAGCTGTAGTAAATGTAATATGTGTGAAAAATAGTCATGTTTCGTTAAATTAATCTTTTTTAAGATATGTGTCAAAATAATGAATTCTCACGTTTTAGCCATTAAATGGCGTCCCCGATCTTTTGATGATGTTATTGGACAAAATCATATAATACAAGCTATTAAATATAGTTTATCTAAAAAAAAAATCCATCCTGCTTGGATTTTATCTGGTAGTAGAGGAGTTGGGAAAACAACAATAGCACGTATTTTTGCAATGGGTTTAAGTTGTTTACAAGGTATAACACAAAATCCCTGTGGATTATGTGAGAATTGTATTTCTATTCAAAATAGTTCTTTTTTAGACTTAATTGAATTAGATTCTGCGTCTAAAACAAAAGTAGAAGATATTAGGGAAATTCTAGAAATTATTTATTATCCTCCTGTAAAAGGGAGATACAAAATATATATTTTTGATGAATTTCACATGTTATCAAAACATAGTTTTAATGCTTTACTAAAGATATTAGAAGAACCTCCAGAATATGTTAAATTTATATTTGCAACAACAGAATTACAAAAAATACCATTAACTATTATATCTAGATGTATGCAATTTAATTTAAAATTAATAGAAAAAAATATTATTTTTAATCAATTAAAAAAAATTTTAAATAAAGAAAAAATTATATATAATGAAAAAGCATTAGATATTTTATCTAATCTATCATATGGTAGCATGCGTGATGCATTAAGTTTAACAGATCAATTAATTTCTATGGGTTCATTAACTGTAGATAATGTGTATTTAATGTTAGGATTAGTAAAAAAAAAATATTTGTTTTTACTAATATCTAATTTTAAAACAAAACAAAATAGCTTTATATTTAATTTAATTAATAAAATTTCTATGTTGAATGTTAATTGGGATAATATTATTACAGAAATAATGATATTATTACATAATTTTTTAAAAATTAAAATTTTAAATTATAATTCTAATGATTTTTTTAAAAATTCAAATTTTGAAAAAAATATAATAATATTTTATAAAAAAATATTTAATGATTTTACAGAAAATGAATTAAAATTTCTATATAAATTTTTTAATACAGGCAAAAAAAATTTATATTTAGCACCCAATCCTAAAATAGGTTTTGAAATGATTATATTAGAAATATTAATATATTTTAATAAATATTAATTATATTTAAAATGTAAAAATAAATATTAATTTAAAATTATTTAAATATTTTATATAAAAAAGGAAAAATTATTTATGCAAAAAAAAGAAATTAAAAGTTTTCAATCTGAAGTTAAACAATTATTACATTTAATGATTCATTCACTTTATTCAAATAAAGAAATTTTTTTAAGAGAATTAATTTCTAATGCTTCTGATGCTGTTGATAAATTAAAATTTAAAACTTTATCTAATCCTGATTTATATGAAAATAATTCAGTATTAAAAGTACAAATTTCTATCGATAAAGAAAAAAGATTAATTATTATTAATGATAATGGAATTGGGATGTCTCGTAAAGAAGTAATTGAAAATTTAGGGACAATTGCTAAATCTGGTACTAAAGATTTTATAAAATCTTTAAATTTATCTACAGATAAAAAATCAGAAATTAATTCACAATTAATAGGTCAATTTGGAGTAGGATTTTATTCTGCATTTATAGTTGCTGATAAAGTATCTGTAAAAACTAGATTAGCAGGTTCTCCTTTAAATGAGGGAGTATTTTGGGAATCTACAGGAGAAGGAAATTATTCTATAGTTAATATTAACAAAAAATTAAGAGGAACTACAATAATATTACATATACGTCCTAAATATGATGAGTTTTTAGATACTTGGCGTATAAAAACAATAATTAATAAATATTCAGAACATATAGATTTACCAATAGAAATAGAGATGTATAATGATAAAGAAAAAAAATATTATTGGGAACAAGTTAATAAAGCACAAGCACTTTGGTTACGTAATAAATCAGAAATTAGTGTAAAAGAGTATAAAGAATTTTATAAGCAATTAACATATGATAATATTGATCCAATAATTTGGAGTCATAATCATGTAGAAGGAAAACAAGAATATATTAGCTTATTATATATTCCTTCAAATATTCCATGGGATATACGTAATAGAGATTATAAAAATGGATTAAAATTATATGTACAAAGAGTTTTTATTATGGAAGATGCAGAACAATTATTACCTAAATATTTAAGATTTATAAGAGGTTTAGTTGATTCTAATGATTTACCTTTAAATATTTCAAGAGAAATTTTACAAAAAAATAATATTATTCGTAATATGAAAATCACATTAACAAAAAAAGTTCTTAATATGTTAATGAATCTTAGTAAGAATCAAAATGATTATAATAATTTCTGGAAAAAATTTGGTCTAGTGTTTAAAGAAGGTCCTGCAGAAGACATAAATAATAAAAATATTATTATAAAATTATTACGTTTTTCTTCAACACATAATAATAACGCAGAACAAAATGTATCTTTAGAAGAATATTCAAAAAGAATGATAAAGGGACAAAATAAAATATATTTTTTAACATCAGATAATTATATTTCTGCAAAAAATAGTCCTCATTTAGAATTTTTTTCTAAAAAAGGTATTGAAGTTTTATTATTAATAGATCATATTGATGAATGGATGATGAGTTATATTACAGAGTTTGAAGGTAAAAATTTTCAATCTATTAGTAAACAAGATGATTCATTGGATGAATTTATTAAAAATAAAGATAATATTATAAACAATGAAACAAAAGAAGAATTTAAACCTTTTTTACAAAGAATACAAAAAATATTAGCAAATAAAATAAAAAAAGTAAAATTAACCAATAGATTAATTAATACACCTGCTATTGTTACCACAGATTTAAATGAAATGAGTACTCAAATGGCAAAATTATTTGCTGCAGCAGGACAAGAAACTCCAGAAATAAAATATAATTTTGAATTAAATCCAAATCATATTTTGATAAAAAAAATCTTAAAAATAAAAGATGAAAAATATTTTTCTGAATTTATTTTTTTATTATTAGAAGAAGCAATTTTGGCAGAAAAAGGTACTTTAGATAATCCACATAAATTTATTAATCGTATAAATACTTTTTTATCTAAAATATAAATATTTAGATAAGATAATTATTAAGATAATTATCTTATCTTTTATATAAGAAAAATTATTCTTTATATATTTAAGTATAAATTTTTTTTTATTTAAAATAATATTTTACTAAAATTTTACTTTATTTATATAAAAATTATATTTTATTTATAATAAACTATTTACTATTTTAAAAAATCATTTTATGATTTAATGAAAATATATGAAATTTTATTAAAAATTTTATATAATATATATATCTTATCTTTTTATTTTAAAAAGAATAAGAATTCTATTTACAATTTTAATCAATTAATAATATAAAAAAATGGCAGAAAAAAGAAATATATTTTTAATAGGACCTATGGGAGCAGGAAAAAGTACAATTGGACGTCATCTTGCAAATTTATTAAAAATGGATTTTTTTGATTCAGATCAAGAAATTGAACGTCGTACAGGAGCTGATATAAATTGGGTATTTGATGTGGAAGGAGAAGAAGGATTCAGAAAACGTGAAAAGAAAATTATTGATGAAATAACTAAAAAACAAGGAATTATATTAGCAACAGGAGGAGGTTCTATTCAATCAAAAGAAACAAGAAAATTTCTCTCTTCTAGAGGTATTGTAGTATATTTAAAAACTACTATAGAAAAACAGTTAAATCGTACTAAAAGAGATAAAAAACGTCCTTTATTAAAAAATAAAAATAAATTAGCTAAAAAAATATTAGAAGAATTAGCTAAAAAAAGGAATCATTTATATAATGAAATTGCTGATATTATAATTAAAACGGATGAACAAAGTGCCAAAATTGTTGCTAATCAATTAATTAACTTATTAGAAAAAAATTAAAAGGATACAATATTATATATGGGAAAAACTATTTTAGTTTCAACAAAAAAACATAAATATTCTATTATTATAGATTTTAATTTATTTAATAAACCATTATCTTTATCTTTTTTAAAAAAAGGAGATAGTGTTATGATTGTAACTAATAAAATAATTTTTTCTTTATATTTTAAAAAAATATATAATCAATTTAATAATATAGGTGTAAGAATAAATCATGTACTTATTCCTGATGGTGAAAAATATAAAACATTAATGACTGCAAATATTATTTTTACAGCATTACTTCAAAATCTACATAATAGAGATACTACTCTTATTGCTTTAGGGGGAGGTGTTATAGGTGATATAACAGGATTTGTTGCGTCTAGTTATCAAAGAGGCGTAAAATTTATACAAATACCTACAACATTATTAGCACAAGTAGATTCTTCTGTAGGTGGTAAAACAGCTGTTAATCATATTTTAGGAAAAAATATGATAGGTAGTTTTTATCAACCTCGTATTGTATTAATTAATTTAAGTTGTTTAGATACTTTATCTAAAAGAGAGTTTACTGCAGGTTTAGCTGAAGTAATTAAATATGGTATTATTTTTGATAAAAATTTTTTTTCTTGGTTAGAACATAATATTATTAAATTATTTAATTTAGATAAAAAAACTATACTTTATTGTATAAAAAAATGTTGTGAATTAAAATCTAAAATTATTTACGAAGATGAATATGAAAAAAATAAAAGAGCATTATTAAATTTAGGACATACTTATGGACATGCAATTGAATCTGAATTAGGATATGGTAAATGGTTACATGGAGAAGCTGTATCAGTTGGTATTGTTATTGCTTCTTTAACATCAAAAAAACTTAATTTAATGAATAATAAAGATGTAATACGAATTATTAATTTATTAAAAAAATGTAATTTACCAATTCAAAGTCCACAAAATATGAATATAAAACAATATTTTAAACATATTTATAGAGATAAAAAAATAAATAAAAATCAAATTAATATTGTAATACCAGTTAAAATTGGTAAAGTAATTATATATAAAAATATTCCAGAAAAAATTATTTCTGATGCTATTAATGAAAACAAAAATTTAATTTTTTAATATAATTTTAGAATAATTATTTATAATAATGAATTTAATAAAAATGAAAAATAATTTAATTGCTGCATCTATTTTATCAGCTAATTTTGCATATTTAGGTAAAGAAATTAAAGATGTTCTAAAAGCAGGAGTTGATATAATACATTTCGATGTGATGGATAATCATTATGTACCTAATTTAACTATTGGTCCATTAGTTTTAAGATCTTTAAGATCATATGGAATAAAATGTATAATTGATATACATTTAATGACAAAAAATATAGATAATTTAATAATTGATTTTATTAAATCAGGAGCAAACAGTATTATTATACATCCAGAAAGTTCATATCATTTAGATAAAAGTATCTCATTAATAAAAAATTATGGATGTAAAGCAGGATTAGCATTAAATCCTTCTACTCCTTTAGATTGTTTAGAATATATAATTCATAAATTAGATTTAATATTAGTTATGTCTGTTAATCCAGGATTTGAAGGACAAAAATTTTTAAATCATATTTATAAAAAAATTATTCAAATTAAAAAAATTATTAATAAAAAAAATATTTTATTAGAAGTAGATGGAGGTATAAATCTTAATAATATAAAAAAAATAGCTTTTTCCGGGGCAAATGTATTCGTAATAGGTTCAGCTATATTTAAAAATAAAACACCATACTATAAGACTATAAAAAATATAAGATTAAAATTAAATAATATATTTTAAAATAAATCTTTAATTTTTTAAAATTATTATATAATAATAAAAAACATTATGAAAAAAAAAATAATATTTAGTGGTATACAACCAACAGGATTTTTAACTTTAGGTAACTATATTGGAGCTTTAAAACAATGGGAAAAACTACAAAAGAAATATTCTTGTTTTTATTGTATAGCAGATTTACATTCTTTAACAATACATCAAAAGAAGTCTATTTTAAGTAAAAATATATTAGATGTTTTAGCTATGTGTCTAGCATGTGGAATTAATCCTGAAAAAAGTATTATTTTTATACAATCTCATGTTCCTCAACATTCTCAATTAAATTGGATTTTAAATTGTTTCACTAATTTTGGAGAAATTCAAAGAATGACTCAATTTAAAGAAAAAATATTTTTAAATAAAAATATTAATGTGGGGATATTTAATTATCCCATATTAATGGCTGCTGATATATTGTTGTATCAAACAAATAAAATCCCGGTAGGGAAAGATCAAATTCAACATATTGAATTAACT is drawn from Enterobacteriaceae endosymbiont of Donacia vulgaris and contains these coding sequences:
- the aroB gene encoding 3-dehydroquinate synthase, with protein sequence MGKTILVSTKKHKYSIIIDFNLFNKPLSLSFLKKGDSVMIVTNKIIFSLYFKKIYNQFNNIGVRINHVLIPDGEKYKTLMTANIIFTALLQNLHNRDTTLIALGGGVIGDITGFVASSYQRGVKFIQIPTTLLAQVDSSVGGKTAVNHILGKNMIGSFYQPRIVLINLSCLDTLSKREFTAGLAEVIKYGIIFDKNFFSWLEHNIIKLFNLDKKTILYCIKKCCELKSKIIYEDEYEKNKRALLNLGHTYGHAIESELGYGKWLHGEAVSVGIVIASLTSKKLNLMNNKDVIRIINLLKKCNLPIQSPQNMNIKQYFKHIYRDKKINKNQINIVIPVKIGKVIIYKNIPEKIISDAINENKNLIF
- the rpe gene encoding ribulose-phosphate 3-epimerase, whose protein sequence is MKNNLIAASILSANFAYLGKEIKDVLKAGVDIIHFDVMDNHYVPNLTIGPLVLRSLRSYGIKCIIDIHLMTKNIDNLIIDFIKSGANSIIIHPESSYHLDKSISLIKNYGCKAGLALNPSTPLDCLEYIIHKLDLILVMSVNPGFEGQKFLNHIYKKIIQIKKIINKKNILLEVDGGINLNNIKKIAFSGANVFVIGSAIFKNKTPYYKTIKNIRLKLNNIF
- the htpG gene encoding molecular chaperone HtpG — its product is MQKKEIKSFQSEVKQLLHLMIHSLYSNKEIFLRELISNASDAVDKLKFKTLSNPDLYENNSVLKVQISIDKEKRLIIINDNGIGMSRKEVIENLGTIAKSGTKDFIKSLNLSTDKKSEINSQLIGQFGVGFYSAFIVADKVSVKTRLAGSPLNEGVFWESTGEGNYSIVNINKKLRGTTIILHIRPKYDEFLDTWRIKTIINKYSEHIDLPIEIEMYNDKEKKYYWEQVNKAQALWLRNKSEISVKEYKEFYKQLTYDNIDPIIWSHNHVEGKQEYISLLYIPSNIPWDIRNRDYKNGLKLYVQRVFIMEDAEQLLPKYLRFIRGLVDSNDLPLNISREILQKNNIIRNMKITLTKKVLNMLMNLSKNQNDYNNFWKKFGLVFKEGPAEDINNKNIIIKLLRFSSTHNNNAEQNVSLEEYSKRMIKGQNKIYFLTSDNYISAKNSPHLEFFSKKGIEVLLLIDHIDEWMMSYITEFEGKNFQSISKQDDSLDEFIKNKDNIINNETKEEFKPFLQRIQKILANKIKKVKLTNRLINTPAIVTTDLNEMSTQMAKLFAAAGQETPEIKYNFELNPNHILIKKILKIKDEKYFSEFIFLLLEEAILAEKGTLDNPHKFINRINTFLSKI
- the aroK gene encoding shikimate kinase AroK, whose product is MAEKRNIFLIGPMGAGKSTIGRHLANLLKMDFFDSDQEIERRTGADINWVFDVEGEEGFRKREKKIIDEITKKQGIILATGGGSIQSKETRKFLSSRGIVVYLKTTIEKQLNRTKRDKKRPLLKNKNKLAKKILEELAKKRNHLYNEIADIIIKTDEQSAKIVANQLINLLEKN
- the dnaX gene encoding DNA polymerase III subunit gamma/tau, yielding MNSHVLAIKWRPRSFDDVIGQNHIIQAIKYSLSKKKIHPAWILSGSRGVGKTTIARIFAMGLSCLQGITQNPCGLCENCISIQNSSFLDLIELDSASKTKVEDIREILEIIYYPPVKGRYKIYIFDEFHMLSKHSFNALLKILEEPPEYVKFIFATTELQKIPLTIISRCMQFNLKLIEKNIIFNQLKKILNKEKIIYNEKALDILSNLSYGSMRDALSLTDQLISMGSLTVDNVYLMLGLVKKKYLFLLISNFKTKQNSFIFNLINKISMLNVNWDNIITEIMILLHNFLKIKILNYNSNDFFKNSNFEKNIIIFYKKIFNDFTENELKFLYKFFNTGKKNLYLAPNPKIGFEMIILEILIYFNKY
- the rplI gene encoding 50S ribosomal protein L9; this translates as MKIILLDSILGLGKKSQIINVKPGYARNFLIPKNKGIIATKNNINFLKKQILEKKSKLLNILNIAKIKLKKFNYIDKIIIKAKSGKNGKLFGSIGKTDIIKKLKEIGFNIIKKEIKLPKGSLKTIGEHNILFQFHEKVSVKKIIYIINDK